CTCCCTCCTTACCAGCGGGGAGGGAGAAAAGAGAAGGAAGGGTCGGCCTTTCCCCCTTTGAAAACAGTAGGGGCGGGTTTCAAACCCGCCCCCGTACTATCAAATATTATCTAAAAACGGCTATCTAACGTCCGCTTCTTTCCCGTACGCCCTTTGCGGCGTTACGCCCCGCGCCACCGCCGCCGCGATAACCGCTTTCACGATATCTCCGGCGATGAACGGCACCGCGCCGAGCATCATTACCTGCCCGAAGCCAGCCGGCTCGCCTTTAATCAGGGAAAGCCAGAAGTGGAGCTGTAAAAGCCCCGGCCCATAAATAAGGATGAAGTTGGCGAAGAGCATCAGCCCCAGCATCGGCAGGAAGCGGCGCGACTTCACAAACTTGTCTGTGAAATAGCCCAGGAAAAGCGCCGCCAGAATAAACCCGATGATGTAGCCGCCGGTAGGCCCCGCTATATAGGCCGCCCCGCCGCTGAATGTCTCGAACCAGGGCACCCCCGCCGCCCCCAGCCCCATGTATATCCCCATGCTGATGCCGCCCCACCACGCCCCCAGCAGCACGCCCGTCAGCAGCACGCCCAGCGTTTGCCCGGTAAAAGGAATGGGACTCCACGGCACGTGGACTCTTAGCTGGGCCAGCAGCCCCATGACGATAGCCATGCCGCAGGCCAGCGCCGCTTTCTTGGGAAGCGCCAGCTCGTAGCGCCACTTGAAAACCTGGTACTTGGTCTCGCTGATTCTTGCGCCTAAAGTCATCTTTATCTCCTGAAATTATGATTCCGGAAATACGGTGAGTTTAAGTCTACCTGGCGGTGG
This sequence is a window from Dehalococcoidales bacterium. Protein-coding genes within it:
- a CDS encoding biotin transporter BioY codes for the protein MTLGARISETKYQVFKWRYELALPKKAALACGMAIVMGLLAQLRVHVPWSPIPFTGQTLGVLLTGVLLGAWWGGISMGIYMGLGAAGVPWFETFSGGAAYIAGPTGGYIIGFILAALFLGYFTDKFVKSRRFLPMLGLMLFANFILIYGPGLLQLHFWLSLIKGEPAGFGQVMMLGAVPFIAGDIVKAVIAAAVARGVTPQRAYGKEADVR